The following coding sequences lie in one Glycine soja cultivar W05 chromosome 16, ASM419377v2, whole genome shotgun sequence genomic window:
- the LOC114390186 gene encoding transcription factor bHLH118-like produces the protein MLPLQRGNELVIQFSNSPHHQQHKISEDLILDDYASLNVNDSNQKFITSSSSQPTKKLFYGANKKNHDSNEHKKKMIHMEIERKRRQEMATFYASLRSLLPLEFIKGKRSISDHMNEAANYIKHMQNNIKELGAKRDEMKKLSNHCNNMENNHAGLHTSCNFTIHENNGIMGIEITSGFREEKPKISKLLQFLTEEGFEVVSCFSTEVNGRLLHSVQCEVNNSNSVDLSELRKKVSNAFPTFRCSD, from the exons ATGCTTCCTTTGCAACGAGGCAATGAGCTGGTTATCCAGTTTTCTAATAGTCCCCACCaccagcaacacaaaatctccGAAGATCTAATTCTGGATGATTATGCTTCTCTGAATGTCAATGATTCTAACCAAAAATTCATCACTAGTAGCAGCAGCCAACCAACAAAGAAACTTTTCTATGGGGCAAATAAAAAGAATCATGACTCAAACGAACATAAGAAGAAGATGATTCATATGGAGATTGAAAGGAAAAGGAGACAAGAAATGGCTACCTTCTATGCCTCTCTTAgatcccttctccctcttgagtTCATCAAG GGAAAGCGTTCAATATCTGACCACATGAACGAGGCAGCGAATTACATAAAGCACATGCAGAACAATATCAAAGAACTTGGTGCCAAGAGAGATGAAATGAAGAAACTCTCCAATCATTGCAATAATATGGAAAATAACCATGCGGGCTTGCATACATCTTGCAACTTTACTATCCATGAGAATAATGGTATTATGGGAATCGAAATCACCAGTGGCTTCAGAGAGGAAAAGCCTAAAATTTCAAAGTTACTACAGTTTTTGACTGAAGAAGGATTTGAAGTTGTTAGTTGCTTTTCAACAGAAGTCAATGGCAGATTGCTCCACAGTGTGCAGTGTGAG GTTAACAATTCCAACAGCGTAGATCTATCTGAGCTGCGAAAGAAAGTttccaatgcatttccaacatttAGATGTTCTGATTAA